Proteins from a genomic interval of Amycolatopsis sp. cg13:
- a CDS encoding amidohydrolase — MTVLDSRPDVPGDHNPIAAPGALLTEAGVSMAPVEDLGAGRGPFWLDDWLRANATDVLAWRRHIHAHPELSRDEYATTELIVSLLRRVGLKPWVLPGGTGVVCDIGKGERCVALRADIDALPLTEDTGLPYSSTTEGAAHMCGHDAHTAILLGAGRALAGAPELPGRVRLIFQPAEEVMPGGALDMIAAGALEGVERIYGLHCDPRLEAGKVGTRVGALTSAADLIELRLTSPGGHTSRPHLTADLVYALGTVITSLPSVLSRRVDPRSGTVLVWGAVHAGQAANAVPQDGVLRGTLRTADHEVWKALEPLVASSVESLLAPTGVGFSLDYRRGVPPVVSDAESTALMRAGVEAAVGEAGLAGTEQSSGGEDFGWYLEHVGGAFARLGVWSGPPAPQADIHRPTFVLDERALLVGVRTLVHTALASLA; from the coding sequence GTGACGGTGCTGGACTCACGGCCGGACGTTCCAGGTGACCACAACCCGATCGCGGCGCCCGGCGCGCTGCTCACCGAAGCCGGCGTCAGCATGGCTCCGGTGGAAGACCTTGGCGCGGGCCGCGGCCCGTTCTGGCTGGACGACTGGCTGCGCGCGAACGCGACCGACGTGCTCGCGTGGCGGCGGCACATCCACGCCCACCCCGAGCTGTCGCGCGACGAGTACGCGACGACCGAGCTGATCGTGTCGCTGCTGCGCCGGGTCGGGCTGAAGCCGTGGGTGCTGCCCGGCGGCACCGGCGTGGTGTGCGACATCGGCAAGGGCGAGCGCTGCGTCGCGCTGCGCGCGGACATCGACGCGCTGCCGCTGACCGAGGACACCGGCCTGCCGTACTCCTCCACCACCGAGGGCGCGGCGCACATGTGCGGCCACGACGCGCACACCGCGATCCTGCTCGGCGCCGGCCGCGCGCTCGCCGGCGCGCCCGAGCTGCCCGGCCGCGTGCGGCTGATCTTCCAGCCCGCGGAGGAGGTCATGCCCGGCGGCGCGCTGGACATGATCGCCGCGGGAGCCCTGGAAGGCGTCGAGCGCATCTACGGCCTGCACTGCGACCCGCGGCTCGAAGCGGGCAAGGTCGGCACCCGGGTCGGCGCGCTGACGTCCGCCGCCGACCTCATCGAACTGCGCCTCACCTCGCCCGGCGGCCACACGTCGCGGCCGCACCTCACCGCGGACCTCGTGTACGCGCTGGGCACGGTCATCACGTCGCTGCCGTCGGTGCTGTCCCGCCGCGTCGACCCGCGGTCCGGCACGGTGCTGGTGTGGGGCGCGGTGCACGCCGGACAGGCCGCGAACGCGGTGCCGCAGGACGGCGTCCTGCGCGGCACGCTGCGGACCGCCGACCACGAGGTGTGGAAGGCGCTGGAGCCGCTCGTCGCGTCGTCGGTGGAATCGCTGCTGGCCCCGACCGGAGTCGGCTTCTCGCTCGACTACCGGCGCGGCGTGCCGCCCGTGGTCTCCGACGCCGAGTCGACCGCGCTGATGCGCGCCGGCGTCGAGGCGGCGGTCGGCGAAGCGGGGCTCGCCGGGACGGAACAGTCGTCCGGCGGCGAGGACTTCGGCTGGTACCTCGAGCACGTCGGCGGTGCCTTCGCCCGGCTCGGCGTGTGGTCCGGCCCGCCCGCTCCGCAGGCCGACATCCACCGCCCGACGTTCGTCCTCGACGAGCGCGCGCTGCTCGTCGGAGTCCGCACTTTGGTGCACACCGCACTGGCCTCGCTGGCCTGA
- the meaB gene encoding methylmalonyl Co-A mutase-associated GTPase MeaB — MPRRIDVGEYAKGVLAGDRGTLSKAITLVESHREDHRRQAQELLVELLPHAGGAKRVGITGVPGVGKSTFIDQLGTDLTTAGHRVAVLAVDPSSTRTGGSILGDKTRMARLAVDPKAFIRPSPTSGTLGGVARATRETIVLMEAAGFDVVLVETVGVGQSEVTVANMVDCFLFLTLARTGDQLQGIKKGVLELADVIAVNKADGPHERDAKRAARELQGALRMIYGKDALWTPPVLTCSGLEGSGLDEVWAAIGKHREVLTESGDLGERRKRQQVDWTWSMVREQLLDRLTAHPAVRAQVADVERAVRDGELTATLAAQRILAAFAEPS, encoded by the coding sequence TTGCCGCGGCGGATCGACGTCGGCGAATACGCCAAGGGCGTGCTCGCGGGCGACCGGGGGACCCTGTCCAAGGCCATCACGCTGGTCGAATCGCATCGGGAGGACCACCGGCGGCAAGCGCAGGAACTGCTCGTCGAGCTGCTCCCGCACGCAGGCGGCGCGAAACGCGTCGGCATCACCGGCGTGCCCGGAGTCGGCAAGTCGACATTTATCGACCAGCTCGGCACCGACCTCACCACGGCCGGGCACCGGGTCGCGGTGCTGGCCGTCGACCCGTCCTCGACCCGCACCGGCGGTTCGATCCTCGGCGACAAGACCCGGATGGCGCGGCTGGCGGTCGACCCGAAGGCGTTCATCCGGCCGTCGCCGACGTCCGGCACGCTCGGCGGCGTCGCCCGCGCGACCCGCGAGACGATCGTGCTGATGGAAGCGGCCGGCTTCGACGTCGTGCTGGTGGAGACGGTCGGGGTCGGGCAGTCCGAGGTGACCGTGGCGAACATGGTCGACTGCTTCCTCTTCCTGACCCTGGCGCGCACCGGCGACCAGCTGCAGGGCATCAAAAAGGGCGTGCTGGAACTCGCCGACGTCATCGCGGTGAACAAGGCCGACGGCCCGCACGAACGCGACGCCAAGCGTGCCGCGCGCGAGCTGCAGGGCGCGCTGCGGATGATCTACGGCAAGGACGCGCTCTGGACACCGCCGGTGCTCACGTGCAGCGGACTCGAAGGCAGCGGCCTCGACGAGGTGTGGGCGGCGATCGGGAAACACCGTGAGGTGCTCACCGAATCGGGTGATCTTGGTGAACGGCGCAAACGTCAGCAGGTGGACTGGACCTGGTCGATGGTCCGCGAGCAGCTGCTCGACCGGCTCACCGCGCATCCGGCGGTCCGCGCGCAGGTAGCCGACGTGGAACGAGCCGTGCGCGACGGAGAACTCACCGCCACGCTGGCCGCGCAGCGGATCTTGGCGGCGTTCGCCGAACCGTCGTGA
- the scpA gene encoding methylmalonyl-CoA mutase → MSIPNFADVPLGTPEPGDRAAWAQAVQEATGKGPDALAWETPEGIGVKPVYTAADLSDVDFLGTYPGIAPYLRGPYPTMYVNQPWTIRQYAGFSTAQESNAFYRRNLAAGQKGLSVAFDLATHRGYDSDHPRVSGDVGMAGVAIDSIYDMRQLFDGIPLDKMSVSMTMNGAVLPVLALYVVAAEEQGVKPEQLAGTIQNDILKEFMVRNTYIYPPQPSMRIISDIFGYTSQHMPKYNSISISGYHMQEAGATADLELAYTLADGVEYIRAGVEAGLDVDKFAPRLSFFWAIGMNFFMEVAKLRAARLLWAKLVKQFDPKSQKSLSLRTHSQTSGWSLTAQDVFNNVTRTCVEAMAATQGHTQSLHTNALDEALALPTDFSARIARNTQLLLQQESGTTRVIDPWGGSAFVEKLTYDLARKAWGHITEVEGAGGMARAIDEGIPKLRIEEAAARTQARIDSGRQPVIGVNKYQVTDDEQIDVLKVDNAGVRAQQLEKLRRLREERDPQATEDALRRLTEGAQNNGNLLELAINAARAKATVGEISDALEKNWGRHSGQIRTISGVYREEVGKSDNVEKARELVDKFAEDEGRRPRILVAKMGQDGHDRGQKVIATGFADLGFDVDVGPLFSTPAEVARQASEADVHVIGVSSLAAGHLSLVPALRHELAELGREDIMVVVGGVIPPQDYPELREAGAAAIFGPGTVLADAAIDLLQQLAAQES, encoded by the coding sequence ATGAGCATCCCGAATTTCGCCGACGTCCCGCTCGGCACTCCCGAGCCCGGCGACCGAGCCGCGTGGGCACAGGCGGTACAGGAAGCCACCGGCAAAGGCCCGGACGCGCTGGCCTGGGAAACCCCCGAGGGCATCGGCGTGAAGCCGGTCTACACCGCCGCTGATCTGTCCGATGTGGACTTCCTCGGCACGTACCCTGGCATCGCGCCCTACCTGCGCGGGCCGTACCCGACGATGTACGTCAACCAGCCCTGGACGATCCGCCAGTACGCCGGGTTCTCCACCGCCCAGGAGTCCAACGCCTTCTACCGCCGCAACCTCGCGGCCGGGCAGAAGGGCCTGTCGGTCGCGTTCGACCTCGCGACCCACCGCGGCTACGACTCCGACCACCCGCGCGTGTCCGGCGACGTCGGCATGGCGGGCGTGGCGATCGACTCGATCTACGACATGCGCCAGCTGTTCGACGGCATCCCGCTCGACAAGATGTCCGTCTCGATGACGATGAACGGCGCGGTCCTGCCGGTGCTCGCGCTCTACGTGGTGGCGGCCGAGGAGCAGGGGGTGAAGCCGGAGCAGCTCGCGGGGACGATCCAGAACGACATCCTCAAGGAGTTCATGGTCCGCAACACCTACATCTACCCGCCGCAGCCGTCGATGCGGATCATCTCCGACATCTTCGGCTACACCTCGCAGCACATGCCTAAGTACAACTCGATCTCCATCTCCGGCTATCACATGCAGGAGGCCGGAGCGACCGCCGACCTGGAGCTGGCGTACACGCTCGCGGACGGCGTCGAGTACATCCGCGCGGGCGTCGAGGCGGGCCTGGACGTCGACAAGTTCGCGCCGCGGCTGTCGTTCTTCTGGGCTATCGGCATGAACTTCTTCATGGAGGTCGCGAAGTTGCGCGCCGCACGGCTGCTGTGGGCGAAGCTGGTTAAGCAGTTCGACCCGAAGTCGCAGAAGTCGCTGTCGCTGCGTACGCACTCTCAGACGTCAGGCTGGTCTCTCACCGCGCAGGACGTCTTCAACAACGTCACGCGTACGTGCGTCGAAGCGATGGCTGCTACCCAGGGGCACACACAGTCGTTGCACACCAACGCTCTCGACGAAGCGCTCGCGCTGCCCACCGACTTCTCCGCGCGGATCGCGCGCAACACACAGCTGTTGCTGCAGCAGGAATCCGGCACCACGCGCGTCATCGACCCGTGGGGCGGCAGCGCGTTCGTCGAGAAGCTCACGTACGACCTCGCGCGCAAGGCATGGGGCCACATCACCGAAGTCGAGGGCGCGGGCGGCATGGCGCGCGCGATCGACGAAGGCATCCCGAAGCTGCGCATCGAAGAGGCGGCCGCGCGTACGCAGGCGCGCATCGACTCGGGACGACAGCCGGTCATCGGTGTGAACAAGTACCAGGTCACCGACGACGAGCAGATCGACGTTCTGAAGGTCGACAACGCGGGCGTACGTGCACAGCAGCTCGAGAAGCTGCGTCGGCTGCGCGAAGAACGCGACCCGCAGGCCACCGAGGACGCGCTGCGCCGGCTCACCGAAGGCGCGCAGAACAACGGCAACCTGCTCGAGCTCGCCATCAACGCCGCGCGCGCGAAGGCCACCGTCGGCGAGATCTCCGACGCGCTGGAGAAGAACTGGGGCCGCCACTCCGGCCAGATCCGCACGATCTCCGGCGTCTACCGGGAAGAGGTGGGGAAGTCGGACAACGTCGAGAAGGCCCGCGAGCTGGTCGACAAATTCGCTGAAGACGAAGGCCGCCGCCCGCGCATCCTCGTCGCGAAAATGGGCCAGGACGGCCACGACCGCGGCCAGAAGGTGATCGCGACCGGCTTCGCCGACCTCGGCTTCGACGTCGACGTCGGCCCGCTGTTCTCCACCCCGGCCGAGGTCGCGCGCCAGGCGTCGGAAGCGGACGTGCATGTAATCGGCGTGTCGTCGCTTGCCGCCGGGCACCTCTCGCTGGTGCCCGCGCTGCGCCACGAGCTGGCCGAGCTGGGCCGCGAGGACATCATGGTCGTGGTCGGCGGCGTGATCCCGCCGCAGGACTACCCCGAGCTGCGCGAAGCGGGAGCGGCGGCGATCTTCGGCCCGGGCACGGTGCTCGCGGACGCCGCGATCGACCTGCTCCAGCAGCTGGCCGCGCAGGAGTCCTGA
- a CDS encoding methylmalonyl-CoA mutase family protein has product MTNVAGPESAPTSEPGLALAAEFPTADRAQWQELVAGVLRKSGRLPEDFAGAPESKLVSRTYDGIEIQPLYTSDDAGGDLGFPGLPPFVRGARPEGVVDTGWDIRVRHQREDVRAANAAILADLEGGASSVWLRLGDGSLPISALADALNEVYVGLAPVVLDAGAEYETAAQALLDLFAEREVPASEAVGTLGADPLGTTARTGQALPLGPAAELAAKVAPKYPKVRTIVADGLPFHEAGGSDSQELGATIASGVAYLRALTEAGLDVAAAAAQLEFRLAATADQFLTIAKFRAARRLWDRVLEVSGAAADARGMHQHAVTSPSMFTQRDPWVNMLRTTVACFAAGVGGADAVTVLPFDAAIGLPDAFSSRIARNTNAILIEESKLGSVIDPAGGSWYVEKLTDELAEAAWREFTAIEAAGGIEAELASGALAGRLAETWEKRASRLATRRDPLTGVSEFPNLGEKPVTREPVPSTVDGGLPRHRYAEEYEKLRDASDAYLAEHGERPKVFLATLGPVAAHTGRASFATNLLQAGGIEAVNPGATEDLPGAFRESGAKVACVCGTDAAYEEQAASVAASLGADSVLLAGKGTYDGISGNLYAGCDALEVLTSLHAQLGVSA; this is encoded by the coding sequence ATGACGAACGTGGCTGGTCCGGAGTCGGCGCCGACTTCCGAGCCCGGGCTCGCGCTCGCGGCGGAGTTCCCGACCGCGGACCGTGCCCAGTGGCAGGAGCTGGTGGCGGGAGTGCTGCGCAAGAGCGGCAGGCTCCCCGAGGATTTCGCGGGTGCGCCGGAGAGCAAACTCGTCTCCCGCACCTACGACGGCATCGAAATCCAGCCGCTATACACGTCTGACGACGCGGGCGGCGACCTCGGCTTCCCCGGGTTGCCGCCGTTCGTGCGCGGTGCCCGGCCGGAGGGCGTGGTCGACACCGGGTGGGACATCCGGGTCCGTCACCAGCGGGAAGACGTCCGTGCGGCGAACGCGGCGATCCTCGCTGACCTCGAAGGCGGCGCGTCTTCGGTATGGCTGCGGCTCGGCGACGGTTCGCTGCCGATCTCGGCGCTCGCGGACGCGCTGAACGAGGTGTACGTCGGCCTCGCGCCGGTGGTCCTCGACGCCGGGGCGGAGTACGAAACCGCAGCTCAGGCGCTTCTCGACCTCTTCGCCGAGCGCGAGGTCCCGGCCAGCGAAGCCGTCGGCACGCTCGGTGCGGACCCGCTCGGCACCACGGCGCGCACCGGGCAGGCGCTGCCCCTCGGCCCAGCTGCCGAATTGGCCGCGAAGGTTGCCCCTAAGTACCCCAAGGTCCGCACGATCGTCGCCGACGGACTGCCGTTTCACGAGGCAGGCGGCTCCGATTCGCAGGAACTCGGCGCGACGATCGCGTCTGGCGTCGCTTATCTGCGGGCGCTCACCGAGGCCGGTCTGGACGTCGCCGCGGCGGCCGCGCAACTCGAGTTCCGGCTCGCCGCGACTGCCGATCAGTTCCTCACGATCGCCAAGTTCCGCGCCGCGCGCCGGCTGTGGGACCGGGTTCTCGAAGTTTCCGGCGCGGCTGCGGACGCGCGCGGGATGCATCAGCACGCGGTCACGTCGCCGTCGATGTTCACCCAGCGTGATCCGTGGGTGAACATGCTGCGCACCACCGTCGCCTGCTTCGCGGCTGGCGTCGGCGGCGCGGACGCGGTCACCGTGCTGCCGTTCGACGCGGCGATCGGCCTGCCGGACGCGTTTTCTTCGCGGATCGCCCGCAACACCAACGCGATCCTCATCGAGGAGTCGAAGCTGGGCAGCGTGATCGACCCGGCGGGCGGCTCCTGGTACGTCGAGAAGCTCACCGACGAACTCGCCGAAGCCGCGTGGCGCGAGTTCACCGCGATCGAGGCGGCGGGCGGCATCGAGGCCGAGCTGGCGTCCGGTGCACTCGCCGGACGGCTGGCCGAGACCTGGGAGAAACGCGCGAGCCGCCTCGCCACCCGGCGTGATCCGCTCACCGGCGTCAGCGAGTTCCCGAACCTGGGCGAAAAGCCGGTCACCCGCGAGCCGGTTCCGTCCACTGTGGACGGCGGGCTGCCGCGGCACCGGTACGCCGAGGAGTACGAGAAGCTGCGCGACGCCTCCGACGCCTACCTCGCCGAGCACGGCGAGCGGCCGAAGGTTTTCCTGGCTACGCTGGGTCCGGTCGCCGCACACACCGGACGCGCGTCCTTTGCGACGAACCTGTTGCAGGCGGGCGGTATCGAGGCGGTGAACCCCGGCGCGACCGAAGATCTGCCCGGCGCGTTCCGCGAGAGCGGCGCGAAGGTCGCGTGCGTCTGCGGCACCGATGCGGCGTACGAGGAACAGGCCGCGTCCGTCGCGGCGTCGCTCGGCGCGGACAGCGTTCTGTTGGCGGGCAAGGGAACCTACGACGGAATCAGCGGCAATTTGTATGCCGGGTGCGACGCGCTCGAAGTCCTGACCAGCCTCCACGCACAGCTGGGAGTCTCCGCATGA
- a CDS encoding serine/threonine-protein kinase, with product MRSVLGSGSMGTVWSAYDEFLHRPVAVKEMKVPPGIPAEQADELRERTLREARAIAVLSHPNVITLHDVARENDAPFVVMELLPSRSLAHLLRDHGPLTVEQAAAVGIAVAAALEAAHDAGITHRDVKPGNVLVASDGRIKLTDFGIARNVSEATMTRTGIMLGSPAYISPEVASGGAVTPNADLWGLGATLFAAVEGAPPYDADGDPLETVGKVVNGKVPRPKPGPLADVIAALMKKEPEKRISLREVRHRLYPMQNKAALDLFGPELFRTPDGKKTAAHLDATDTQVIKTVAPKPDTPDQPAALAADPGPLPFMRSGNTGSAPAFTPAPPLPAAPPLPAPLPPPPPRRSGKATAMLAVASMVLFALACGGGFALARVVSGQNLLPPQSPETGVLATLGTVAGSSEPLKLVPQHGNASATANVSRDSEYTVSVPEGWKRFIASRKSAYGASTVVQYLSPDGRQSLRLERIPNFYEKYSLNDAMAALRSSGSQDSFNFTREPVQTNNGVEVMFRAVERAQSRSANPDAVITRATYALIKQADNTLWLLSLTVPAEQEDTGSATFNQIAPTLSFPATS from the coding sequence CTGCGATCGGTTCTGGGGTCGGGGTCGATGGGCACGGTCTGGTCGGCTTACGACGAGTTCCTGCACCGCCCGGTCGCGGTCAAGGAGATGAAGGTGCCGCCGGGCATTCCCGCCGAACAGGCGGACGAACTCCGCGAGCGCACGCTGCGCGAGGCCCGCGCGATCGCGGTGCTGTCGCATCCGAACGTCATCACCCTGCACGACGTCGCGCGCGAGAACGACGCCCCGTTCGTCGTGATGGAGCTGCTGCCGTCGCGCAGCCTCGCCCACCTGCTGCGCGACCACGGCCCCCTGACGGTGGAGCAGGCCGCAGCCGTCGGCATCGCGGTCGCGGCGGCCCTCGAAGCCGCCCACGACGCAGGCATCACGCACCGTGACGTGAAGCCGGGCAACGTCCTGGTCGCCAGCGACGGCCGAATCAAGCTCACCGACTTCGGCATCGCCCGCAACGTCTCCGAAGCCACCATGACCCGAACCGGAATCATGCTGGGTTCGCCCGCCTACATCTCGCCGGAAGTCGCTTCCGGCGGCGCGGTCACCCCCAACGCCGACCTGTGGGGCCTTGGCGCGACGCTTTTCGCCGCCGTCGAAGGCGCACCCCCATACGACGCGGACGGCGACCCTTTGGAAACCGTCGGCAAGGTCGTCAACGGCAAAGTCCCGCGCCCGAAGCCAGGCCCGCTGGCCGACGTCATCGCGGCGTTGATGAAAAAGGAGCCGGAAAAGCGAATCTCGCTGCGCGAGGTGCGCCACCGTCTCTACCCCATGCAGAACAAGGCCGCCCTGGACCTGTTCGGCCCAGAACTGTTCCGCACCCCAGACGGCAAAAAGACGGCCGCCCACCTGGACGCGACCGACACCCAGGTCATCAAAACGGTCGCCCCGAAACCCGACACCCCCGATCAACCCGCCGCACTGGCCGCGGACCCAGGCCCGCTGCCCTTCATGCGCTCGGGAAACACCGGTTCCGCCCCCGCCTTCACCCCCGCTCCGCCACTACCGGCCGCACCCCCGCTGCCCGCCCCGCTGCCGCCCCCACCCCCACGCCGCAGCGGCAAAGCAACGGCGATGCTGGCAGTCGCTTCCATGGTCCTGTTCGCCCTGGCCTGCGGCGGCGGTTTCGCACTGGCTCGCGTGGTGAGCGGCCAAAACCTGCTGCCCCCACAAAGCCCGGAAACCGGAGTGCTGGCCACCCTGGGCACCGTCGCGGGCTCCTCGGAGCCGCTGAAACTGGTCCCCCAACACGGCAACGCCAGCGCAACCGCGAACGTCTCGCGCGACAGCGAATACACCGTCTCTGTGCCCGAAGGATGGAAACGCTTCATCGCCTCGCGAAAATCCGCCTATGGTGCCTCGACAGTCGTCCAATACCTTTCCCCGGACGGCCGCCAATCCCTGCGCCTGGAACGAATCCCGAACTTCTACGAGAAGTACTCGCTCAACGACGCGATGGCGGCGCTGCGCTCTTCAGGTTCGCAGGATTCATTCAACTTCACCCGAGAACCAGTGCAAACAAACAACGGCGTAGAAGTCATGTTCCGCGCAGTAGAACGAGCACAAAGCCGCTCCGCCAACCCGGACGCCGTGATCACCCGCGCGACCTACGCCCTGATCAAACAAGCCGACAACACCCTGTGGCTGCTATCGCTGACCGTTCCGGCAGAACAAGAAGACACCGGCTCCGCCACCTTTAACCAAATCGCACCAACCCTGTCTTTCCCGGCAACCTCATAA
- a CDS encoding MerR family transcriptional regulator: MAELSAESGIPVATIKYYLREGLLPAGERTSPNQARYGEEHVRRLKLIRALVEVGGLSVATVREVVAAVDSDRAAYNVLGVAQRALTGFKAEVPTDDREWAMGLLTSLAKEHGWKFGPDNPVADLLVGTLCTIRSLGHQALLDQIGRYAELADRIAEADLDTLEAGVSMDRIVEAAVVGTVLGDRLFEGLRRLAQAAETARRYTEG; the protein is encoded by the coding sequence ATGGCAGAGCTGAGCGCCGAGTCCGGGATCCCGGTGGCGACGATCAAGTACTACCTGCGGGAGGGGCTGCTCCCGGCCGGTGAGCGGACCAGTCCGAACCAGGCACGCTACGGCGAGGAGCACGTGCGGCGGCTGAAGCTGATCCGGGCGCTGGTCGAGGTCGGCGGATTGTCGGTGGCGACCGTGCGGGAGGTTGTCGCGGCGGTTGATTCAGATCGGGCCGCGTACAACGTGCTGGGGGTGGCGCAGCGGGCGTTGACCGGGTTCAAGGCTGAAGTGCCCACTGATGATCGGGAGTGGGCGATGGGGTTGCTTACCTCGCTGGCCAAGGAGCACGGGTGGAAGTTCGGGCCGGACAATCCGGTGGCGGATCTGCTGGTGGGGACGCTGTGCACGATTCGTTCGCTGGGGCATCAGGCGTTGCTTGATCAGATCGGGCGGTATGCGGAGCTCGCTGATCGGATTGCTGAGGCTGACTTGGACACGCTTGAGGCTGGGGTGTCTATGGATCGGATTGTTGAGGCCGCGGTGGTGGGGACTGTGTTGGGGGATCGGTTGTTTGAGGGGTTGCGGAGGTTGGCTCAGGCTGCTGAGACTGCGCGGCGGTATACGGAGGGGTGA
- a CDS encoding ABA4-like family protein, translated as MSDLTVFAWTFPVAVPFWALMIFLPGWRGTRRILASPWVPLLPLVWYFVLAIPHFGELWHAMQRPDLGVLQGFLSTSYGAALVWAHLIAFDLFIARWMFFEARTHRVPWWVLSPLLLLTIFLSPFGLVAFLAVRSARIRSAA; from the coding sequence GTGAGCGACCTGACCGTCTTCGCCTGGACCTTTCCGGTCGCGGTGCCGTTCTGGGCGCTGATGATTTTCCTGCCCGGCTGGCGCGGCACCCGCCGGATCCTGGCCTCGCCGTGGGTGCCGCTGCTGCCGCTGGTCTGGTACTTCGTGCTGGCCATCCCGCACTTCGGGGAGCTGTGGCACGCCATGCAACGGCCGGATCTCGGTGTCCTGCAAGGGTTCCTGAGCACGTCGTACGGGGCCGCGCTGGTCTGGGCACACCTCATCGCGTTCGACCTGTTCATCGCGCGCTGGATGTTTTTCGAGGCGCGCACGCACCGGGTCCCGTGGTGGGTGCTCAGCCCGCTGCTCCTGCTGACGATCTTCCTGTCACCGTTCGGCCTGGTCGCGTTCCTCGCCGTGCGCAGCGCCCGGATACGCTCGGCGGCATGA
- a CDS encoding purine-nucleoside phosphorylase: protein MSNLEEAAAAVIAERTGVEKHDIAVVLGSGWRPAADVIGTADAEIPFGELPGFTPPGAVGHGGTVRSLRVGEKRALVLLGRTHFYEGKGIEPVVQNVRTAAAAGAKTVLLTNAAGGLRAGMSVGQPVLISDHLNLTARSPIVGANFVDLTDLYAKRLRDLAREIDDSLEEGVYAGLPGPHFETPAEIRMLRTMGADLVGMSTVLEAIAARAAGLEVFGLSLVTNLAAGMTGEPLNHEEVLEAGRQSATRMGSLLKELVARA, encoded by the coding sequence ATGAGCAACCTGGAGGAGGCGGCCGCGGCCGTCATCGCCGAGCGCACCGGCGTCGAGAAGCACGACATCGCCGTGGTGCTGGGTTCGGGCTGGCGTCCGGCCGCGGACGTGATCGGAACCGCCGACGCGGAGATCCCGTTCGGCGAACTGCCGGGCTTCACCCCGCCCGGAGCCGTCGGCCACGGCGGCACGGTGCGGTCATTGCGGGTCGGCGAGAAGCGCGCGCTGGTCCTGCTCGGCCGCACGCATTTCTACGAGGGCAAGGGCATCGAGCCGGTCGTGCAGAACGTGCGCACGGCCGCGGCTGCGGGCGCGAAGACGGTGCTGCTCACCAACGCGGCCGGCGGGCTGCGCGCGGGCATGAGCGTCGGGCAGCCGGTGCTGATCTCCGACCACCTCAACCTGACCGCGCGCTCCCCGATCGTCGGCGCGAACTTCGTCGACCTCACCGATCTCTATGCCAAGCGGCTGCGCGACCTGGCGCGGGAGATCGACGATTCGCTGGAGGAGGGCGTGTACGCGGGCCTGCCCGGGCCGCACTTCGAAACGCCCGCCGAGATCCGGATGCTGCGCACCATGGGCGCGGACCTGGTCGGCATGTCGACCGTGCTGGAGGCGATCGCCGCACGCGCGGCCGGGCTCGAGGTGTTCGGGCTGTCGCTGGTCACGAACCTGGCCGCGGGCATGACCGGCGAGCCGCTCAACCACGAGGAAGTCCTCGAGGCCGGGCGGCAGTCGGCGACGCGGATGGGCTCGCTGCTGAAGGAACTTGTCGCCCGCGCGTGA